In a genomic window of Cynocephalus volans isolate mCynVol1 chromosome 1, mCynVol1.pri, whole genome shotgun sequence:
- the GPBAR1 gene encoding G-protein coupled bile acid receptor 1: MTSNSTGEVPSPIPMGALGISLALASLFVTANLLLALGIAWDRHLRSPPAGCFFLSLLLAGLLTGLALPMLPVLWSRSRRGYWSCLLLFLAPNFSFLSLLANLLLVHGERYMAVLRPLQPPGSTRLALLLTWACPLLFASLPALGWNHWAPGANCTSQAVFPAPYLYIEVYGLLLPAVGAAALLCARVLATAHRQLQDIRQLERAVCRDAPSALARALTWRQARAQAGATLLFGLCWGPYVATLLLSVLAYEQRPPLGPGTLLSLLSLGSASAAAVPVAMGLGDQRYTAPWRAAVRRWLQVLRARASQGSSDPSTAYNTSSQRSVNQDLNQGKGF, encoded by the coding sequence ATGACATCCAACAGCACTGGGGAGGTGCCCAGCCCCATTCCCATGGGGGCTCTGGGGATTTCCCTGGCCCTGGCAAGCCTCTTCGTCACGGCCAACCTACTCCTGGCCCTGGGCATTGCCTGGGACCGCCACCTGCGCAGCCCACCTGCTGGCTGCTTCTTCCTGAGTCTGCTGCTGGCTGGGCTGCTCACAGGGCTGGCGCTGCCCATGCTGCCAGTGCTATGGAGCCGGAGCCGCCGGGGCTATTggtcctgcctcctcctcttcttggcTCCCaacttctccttcctctccctacTTGCCAACCTCCTGCTGGTACACGGAGAGCGCTACATGGCAGTGCTGCGGCCACTCCAGCCCCCTGGCAGCACTCGGCTGGCCCTGCTCCTCACCTGGGCTTGCCCCCTACTCTTTGCCAGCCTACCGGCTCTAGGGTGGAACCACTGGGCCCCAGGTGCCAACTGCACCTCCCAGGCTGTCTTCCCAGCCCCCTACCTCTACATCGAAGTCTATGGGCTCCTGCTGCCTGCCGTGGGAGCTGCAGCTCTTCTCTGTGCCCGTGTGCTAGCCACTGCCCACCGCCAGCTGCAGGACATCCGCCAGCTTGAGCGGGCAGTGTGCCGCGATGCACCCTCGGCACTGGCCCGGGCCCTCACCTGGAGGCAGGCAAGGGCGCAGGCTGGAGCCACGCTGCTCTTCGGGCTGTGCTGGGGGCCCTATGTGGCTACTCTGCTCCTCTCCGTCCTGGCCTATGAGCAGCGCCCACCACTGGGGCCTGGAACACTGTTGTCCCTCCTCTCACTAGGCAGCGCCAGTGCGGCAGCCGTGCCTGTGGCCATGGGCCTGGGTGATCAGCGCTACACAGCCCCCTGGAGGGCGGCTGTCCGAAGGTGGCTGCAGGTGCTGCGGGCAAGAGCCTCCCAGGGCAGCTCTGACCCCAGCACTGCCTACAACACCAGCAGCCAACGCAGCGTCAATCAAGATTTGAACCAGGGGAAGGGCTTCTGA
- the AAMP gene encoding angio-associated migratory cell protein isoform X2 yields MESESESGAAADTPPLETLSFHGDEEIIEVVELDPGPPDPDDLAQEMEDVDFEEEEEEEEGNEESWVLEPQEGVVGSMEGPDDSEVTFALHSASVFCVSLDPKTNTLAVTGGEDDKAFVWRLSDGELLFECAGHKDSVTCAGFSHDSTLVATGDMSGLLKVWQVDTKEEVWSFEAGDLEWMEWHPRAPVLLAGTADGNTWMWKVPNGDCKTFQGPTCPATCGRVLPDGKRAVVGYEDGTIRIWDLKQGNPIHVLKGTEGHQGPLTCVATNQDGSLILTGSVDCQAKLVSATTGKVVGIFRPETVASQPNLGEGEESESNSVESLGFCSVMPLAAVGYLDGTLAIYDLSTQTLRHQCQHQSGIVQLLWEAGTAVVYTCSLDGIVRLWDARTGRLLTDYRGHTAEILDFALSKDASLVVTTSGDHKAKVFCVQRPDR; encoded by the exons ATGGAGTCCGAATCCGAAAGCGGAGCGGCCGCTGACACCCCTCCACTGGAGACCCTAAGCTTCCATGGCGATGAAGAGATTATCGAGGTGGTAGAACTGGATCCCGGTCCGCCGGACCCGG ATGATCTGGCCCAGGAGATGGAGGATGTGGACTtcgaggaagaggaggaagaggaagaaggcaaCGAGGAGAGCTGGGTTCTGGAGCCCCAGGAAGGAGTGGTCGGCAGCATGGAGGGCCCCGACGACAGCGAGGTCACCTTTGCGTTGCACTCAG CATCTGTGTTTTGCGTGAGCCTGGACCCCAAGACCAACACCTTGGCAGTGACTGGGGGTGAAGATGACAAAGCCTTCGTGTGGAGGCTCAGCGATGGGGAGCTGCTCTTTGAGTGTGCAG GCCATAAAGACTCTGTGACTTGTGCTGGTTTCAGCCATGACTCCACCTTAGTGGCCACAGGGGACATGAGTGGCCTCTTGAAAGTGTGGCAGGTGGACACCAAGGAGGAGGTCTGGTCCTTTGAAGCAGGAGACCTGGAG TGGATGGAGTGGCACCCTCGGGCACCTGTTCTACTGGCAGGCACAGCTGATGGCAACACCTGGATGTGGAAGGTCCCGAATGGTGATTGCAAGACCTTCCAGGGCCCTACCTGCCCAGCCACCTGTGGCCGCGTCCTCCCCGATG GGAAGAGAGCTGTGGTAGGCTATGAAGATGGCACCATCAGGATTTGGGACCTGAAGCAGGGAAACCCCATCCATGTACTAAAAG GCACTGAGGGTCATCAGGGCCCTCTAACTTGTGTTGCCACCAACCAGGATGGCAGCTTGATCCTAACTGGTTCTGTGGACTGCCAGGCCAAGCTGGTCAGTGCCACCACCGGCAAG GTGGTGGGCATTTTCAGACCCGAGACCGTGGCCTCCCAGCCCAacctgggagaaggggaggagagcgAGTCCAACTCAGTGGAGTCTTTGGGCTTCTgcagtgt GATGCCTCTGGCAGCTGTTGGCTACCTGGATGGGACCTTGGCCATCTATGACCTGTCTACACAGACCCTCAGGCACCAGTGTCAGCATCAG TCGGGCATTGTGCAGCTGCTGTGGGAGGCAGGCACCGCCGTGGTTTACACCTGCAGCCTGGACGGCATCGTGCGTCTGTGGGATGCTCGGACTGGCCGCCTGCTCACTGACTACCGGGGACATACGGCTGAGATCCTTGACTTTGCCCTCAGCAA GGATGCCTCCCTGGTGGTGACCACATCAGGAGACCACAAAGCGAAAGTATTTTGTGTCCAGAGACCTGACCGTTAA
- the AAMP gene encoding angio-associated migratory cell protein isoform X1 — MESESESGAAADTPPLETLSFHGDEEIIEVVELDPGPPDPADDLAQEMEDVDFEEEEEEEEGNEESWVLEPQEGVVGSMEGPDDSEVTFALHSASVFCVSLDPKTNTLAVTGGEDDKAFVWRLSDGELLFECAGHKDSVTCAGFSHDSTLVATGDMSGLLKVWQVDTKEEVWSFEAGDLEWMEWHPRAPVLLAGTADGNTWMWKVPNGDCKTFQGPTCPATCGRVLPDGKRAVVGYEDGTIRIWDLKQGNPIHVLKGTEGHQGPLTCVATNQDGSLILTGSVDCQAKLVSATTGKVVGIFRPETVASQPNLGEGEESESNSVESLGFCSVMPLAAVGYLDGTLAIYDLSTQTLRHQCQHQSGIVQLLWEAGTAVVYTCSLDGIVRLWDARTGRLLTDYRGHTAEILDFALSKDASLVVTTSGDHKAKVFCVQRPDR, encoded by the exons ATGGAGTCCGAATCCGAAAGCGGAGCGGCCGCTGACACCCCTCCACTGGAGACCCTAAGCTTCCATGGCGATGAAGAGATTATCGAGGTGGTAGAACTGGATCCCGGTCCGCCGGACCCGG CAGATGATCTGGCCCAGGAGATGGAGGATGTGGACTtcgaggaagaggaggaagaggaagaaggcaaCGAGGAGAGCTGGGTTCTGGAGCCCCAGGAAGGAGTGGTCGGCAGCATGGAGGGCCCCGACGACAGCGAGGTCACCTTTGCGTTGCACTCAG CATCTGTGTTTTGCGTGAGCCTGGACCCCAAGACCAACACCTTGGCAGTGACTGGGGGTGAAGATGACAAAGCCTTCGTGTGGAGGCTCAGCGATGGGGAGCTGCTCTTTGAGTGTGCAG GCCATAAAGACTCTGTGACTTGTGCTGGTTTCAGCCATGACTCCACCTTAGTGGCCACAGGGGACATGAGTGGCCTCTTGAAAGTGTGGCAGGTGGACACCAAGGAGGAGGTCTGGTCCTTTGAAGCAGGAGACCTGGAG TGGATGGAGTGGCACCCTCGGGCACCTGTTCTACTGGCAGGCACAGCTGATGGCAACACCTGGATGTGGAAGGTCCCGAATGGTGATTGCAAGACCTTCCAGGGCCCTACCTGCCCAGCCACCTGTGGCCGCGTCCTCCCCGATG GGAAGAGAGCTGTGGTAGGCTATGAAGATGGCACCATCAGGATTTGGGACCTGAAGCAGGGAAACCCCATCCATGTACTAAAAG GCACTGAGGGTCATCAGGGCCCTCTAACTTGTGTTGCCACCAACCAGGATGGCAGCTTGATCCTAACTGGTTCTGTGGACTGCCAGGCCAAGCTGGTCAGTGCCACCACCGGCAAG GTGGTGGGCATTTTCAGACCCGAGACCGTGGCCTCCCAGCCCAacctgggagaaggggaggagagcgAGTCCAACTCAGTGGAGTCTTTGGGCTTCTgcagtgt GATGCCTCTGGCAGCTGTTGGCTACCTGGATGGGACCTTGGCCATCTATGACCTGTCTACACAGACCCTCAGGCACCAGTGTCAGCATCAG TCGGGCATTGTGCAGCTGCTGTGGGAGGCAGGCACCGCCGTGGTTTACACCTGCAGCCTGGACGGCATCGTGCGTCTGTGGGATGCTCGGACTGGCCGCCTGCTCACTGACTACCGGGGACATACGGCTGAGATCCTTGACTTTGCCCTCAGCAA GGATGCCTCCCTGGTGGTGACCACATCAGGAGACCACAAAGCGAAAGTATTTTGTGTCCAGAGACCTGACCGTTAA
- the TMBIM1 gene encoding protein lifeguard 3, giving the protein MSNPSAPPPYEDRNPLYPGSPPPGGYGQPSVLPGGYPAYPAYPQPGYGHPAGYPQPMPPIHPMPMNYGPGHGYEGEERAVSDSFRPGEWDDRKVRHAFIRKVYTIISIQLLITVAIIAIFTFVEPVSTFVRRNVAVYYVSYAVFFVTYLTLACCQGPRRRFPWNIILLTLFTFAMGFMTGTISSMYQTKAVIIAMIITAVVSISVTIFCFQTKVDFTSCTGLFCVLGIVLMVTGIVTSIVLFFKYIYWLHMVYAALGAICFTLFLAYDTQLVLGNRKHTISPEDYITGALQIYTDIIYIFTFVLQLVGDRN; this is encoded by the exons ATGTCCAACCCCAGTGCCCCACCTCCGTATGAGGACCGCAATCCCCTGTACCCTGGCTCCCCGCCCCCTGGGGGCTATGGGCAGCCATCTGTCCTGCCGGGCGGGTACCCTGCCTATCCTGCCTACCCACAACCTGGCTACGGTCACCCTGCTGGCTACCCACAGCCCATGCCCCCCATCCACCCGATGCCCATGAACTACG GCCCAGGCCATGGCtatgaaggggaggagagagcagtAAGTGACAGCTTCAGGCCTGGAGAGTGGGATGACCGGAAAGTCCGACATGCCTTCATCAGAAAG GTTTACACCATCATCTCCATCCAGCTGCTCATCACGGTGGCCATCATAGCTATCTTCACCTTCGT GGAACCGGTCAGCACGTTCGTGAGGAGAAACGTGGCTGTCTACTACGTGTCCTA TGCTGTGTTCTTTGTCACCTACTTGACCCTCGCCTGCTGCCAGGGACCCAG aCGCCGTTTCCCATGGAATATCATCCTGCTGACCCTCTTT aCTTTTGCCATGGGCTTCATGACAGGCACCATTTCCAG TATGTACCAAACCAAAGCTGTCATCATTGCAATGATCATCACCGCTGTGGTGTCCATTTCAGTCACCATCTTCTGCTTTCAGACCAAG GTGGACTTCACCTCGTGCACAGGTCTCTTCTGTGTCCTGGGAATTGTGCTGATGGTGACTGGGATTGTCACTAGCATTGTGCTGTTCTTCAAATAT ATTTACTGGCTGCACATGGTCTATGCTGCTCTGGGAGCCATTTGTTTCACCCTG TTCCTGGCCTATGACACACAGCTGGTCCTGGGGAACCGGAAACACACCATCAGCCCGGAGGACTACATCACTGGTGCCCTGCAGATTTACACAGACATCATCTACATCTTCACCTTTGTGCTGCAGCTGGTGGGAGATCGCAATTAA
- the LOC134379118 gene encoding probable hydrolase PNKD — protein MAAVVAATALKGRGARNARVLRGILSGATANKASQNRTRALQSHSSPECKEEPEPLSPELEYIPRKRGKNPMKAVGLAWAIGFPCGILLFILTKREVDKDRLKQMKARQNMRASNTGEYESQRFRASSQHAPAPEVGSGVQA, from the exons ATGGCTGCGGTGGTAGCTGCTACGGCGCTGAAGGGCCGGGGGGCGAGAAATGCCCGCGTCCTCCGGG GGATTCTCTCAGGAGCCACAGCTAACAAGGCTTCCCAGAACAGGACCCGGGCACTGCAAAGCCACAGCTCCCCAGAGTGCAAGGAGGAGCCTGAACCCCTATCCCCTGAGCTGGAATACATTCCCAGAAAGAGGGGCAAGAACCCCATGAAAGCTGTGGGACTAGCCTG GGCCATCGGCTTCCCCTGTGGTATCCTCCTCTTCATCCTCACCAAGCGGGAAGTGGACAAGGACCGTTTGAAGCAGATGAAGGCTCGGCAGAACATGCGGGCGTCCAACACGGGCGAGTATGAGAGCCAGAGGTTCAGGGCCTCCTCCCAACATGCCCCAGCCCCTGAAGTCGGGTCCGGGGTGCAGGCCTGA